The following are encoded together in the Bradymonas sediminis genome:
- a CDS encoding AgmX/PglI C-terminal domain-containing protein, which translates to MSQSSKIRYVPLSSLTTHNELESWLACAIHADGARNLVVIERIPRVVSQQQELLRAGYREIKRAAALDHRGLLSARDLFRRDDGYYIVRNFAPAESLDYIWRSYAAEGRPAPLALTARVIAEAAAALDFVRRQDAEAQSPLVHAHLSPHSLLLGYDGKTRIVGHGTSTIHKALGQARGGLPTSNLEYCAPELFNGAPADARSDIFALGVILWELLTGKRLFARSGPFEVMRAICDEPVTKPSAIASSVPSRLDAIVGRVLAKEPSRRFADYTQFLGALESILQLPGVSDQSMRLVSLLEERFPMRASTWGEVSRAENAGDFKRASTLVTALEQAPAPTPAAPPAHLDEPFLRDDLGADLEADLLGERAAPTAPAQEETVERAVPQALLSLQSEHSHAFEEPTQITGPSPSQSQPAPSIPDAALDLPSPPPADKPQPANFDLDASAAFSAPEPPVVEPALPQQFQTPAPAPSLPEAPSTPPQPDAYFDALDWEFVGDDDDEDEAFEAPFALEEILKPASQVGAAREERAGSNVMELVRHANDRAFAIYTLRGLKRRYRDREAPFSATLGTKAGTIKIRKKLAQSQELRGWIERRNDGNRRRPIDDLSQKIELKPGDQCELQLGEVAWRIRLFRPPLAPPSSQPTLTRQNITLYAVSLGLAILFHLGAMLGVVGIQAAGVQMTVKPDPEQIEAFAEGKLADLKKPTPPEEPKPLPKKLEPTKPTPAPVPDDPAEQEVQIPETIKKALAKRTSTRTNANASDSEKAEDVLNMLKSPNPGSGSSIKDVVSNIDAVQKPGGGDGSFNVSGALDALKGNEVNMAVGGGGKRGKTSGSSALSKNVGKVEKRKSSGKVRGKVSSIKALGKVSGSLTRADVAKTLDRYIGKMQACYESRLTDNPSLSGKVVFSWTVKTDGRVKDVRQRSSTLADAKTTRCLSGVVKSMKFPRPKGGEVEISYPFMFQQR; encoded by the coding sequence ATGAGCCAATCCAGTAAAATCCGATACGTCCCGCTCTCCTCGCTCACCACCCACAATGAGCTGGAGTCGTGGCTTGCCTGCGCGATTCACGCCGACGGCGCGCGCAACCTGGTCGTCATCGAGCGCATCCCGCGCGTGGTGAGCCAGCAGCAGGAATTGCTGCGCGCGGGCTACCGCGAGATCAAGCGCGCCGCGGCCCTGGACCACCGCGGCCTGCTGAGCGCGCGCGACCTTTTTCGCCGCGATGACGGCTATTATATCGTCCGAAATTTCGCCCCGGCGGAGTCTCTCGACTATATTTGGCGCTCCTATGCCGCCGAGGGACGCCCCGCGCCCCTGGCCCTGACGGCGCGGGTCATCGCGGAGGCCGCGGCCGCCCTGGACTTCGTGCGCCGCCAGGACGCCGAAGCGCAATCGCCGCTGGTCCACGCACACCTGAGCCCGCATAGCCTCTTGTTGGGCTACGACGGGAAGACCCGCATCGTCGGCCACGGCACCTCAACGATCCACAAGGCCCTGGGCCAGGCCCGAGGCGGCCTGCCGACGAGTAACCTCGAATATTGCGCCCCGGAGTTGTTCAACGGCGCCCCGGCGGACGCGCGCAGCGACATCTTCGCCCTCGGCGTCATCCTCTGGGAATTACTCACCGGCAAGCGACTCTTCGCCCGCTCGGGCCCCTTCGAAGTGATGCGCGCCATCTGCGACGAGCCGGTCACCAAGCCATCGGCCATCGCCTCAAGCGTGCCCTCGCGCCTGGACGCCATCGTCGGGCGCGTCCTGGCCAAGGAGCCGAGCCGACGCTTCGCGGACTATACCCAATTTCTGGGCGCGCTGGAGTCGATCCTCCAGTTACCGGGCGTGTCGGACCAGTCCATGCGCCTCGTGTCGCTGCTTGAGGAGCGCTTTCCGATGCGCGCCTCGACCTGGGGCGAGGTGTCGCGCGCCGAGAACGCCGGTGATTTCAAACGCGCGTCTACGCTGGTCACCGCCCTGGAACAGGCACCTGCGCCAACTCCCGCCGCCCCGCCAGCCCACCTTGATGAGCCGTTTTTGCGCGATGATCTTGGCGCAGACCTCGAGGCGGACCTGCTGGGAGAGCGCGCTGCTCCGACGGCGCCGGCGCAAGAAGAAACGGTGGAGCGGGCCGTTCCGCAGGCCTTGCTGAGTCTCCAATCCGAGCATTCGCACGCCTTTGAGGAGCCCACGCAAATAACGGGCCCGTCGCCGTCCCAATCGCAGCCTGCGCCGTCCATTCCCGACGCAGCGCTTGATTTGCCCAGCCCGCCGCCGGCCGACAAGCCGCAGCCGGCAAATTTCGATCTCGACGCGAGCGCCGCGTTCTCGGCGCCCGAACCTCCGGTCGTTGAGCCCGCGCTCCCCCAGCAATTTCAAACGCCAGCGCCCGCTCCATCTCTGCCCGAGGCGCCGTCGACGCCGCCCCAGCCCGACGCCTATTTTGACGCGCTCGATTGGGAGTTCGTCGGCGACGACGATGACGAAGATGAGGCGTTCGAGGCCCCCTTCGCCCTCGAAGAGATCCTGAAGCCCGCCTCACAGGTGGGCGCGGCGCGCGAGGAGCGCGCCGGCTCCAACGTCATGGAGCTCGTGCGCCACGCCAACGACCGCGCCTTCGCGATCTACACGTTGCGCGGGTTGAAGCGGCGCTATCGCGACCGCGAAGCGCCTTTTAGCGCCACGCTGGGGACGAAAGCCGGCACGATTAAGATTCGCAAGAAGCTCGCACAATCACAGGAGCTGCGGGGCTGGATTGAACGGCGTAACGACGGCAATCGCCGGCGCCCCATCGACGATCTTAGCCAAAAAATCGAGCTGAAACCCGGCGACCAATGCGAACTTCAGCTCGGCGAGGTCGCCTGGCGCATCCGCCTATTTCGCCCGCCCTTGGCCCCGCCGAGCTCGCAGCCAACCCTCACGCGCCAGAATATCACGCTCTACGCCGTATCCCTGGGCCTCGCGATTCTCTTCCACCTGGGCGCGATGCTCGGCGTGGTCGGCATCCAGGCGGCCGGTGTGCAGATGACCGTCAAGCCCGACCCGGAGCAGATCGAGGCGTTCGCTGAGGGCAAACTCGCCGACCTCAAAAAACCCACGCCGCCCGAGGAGCCCAAGCCGCTGCCAAAGAAGTTAGAGCCGACCAAGCCGACCCCCGCCCCGGTGCCCGACGACCCCGCGGAGCAAGAGGTCCAGATCCCGGAGACCATTAAAAAGGCGCTGGCGAAACGAACATCGACGCGCACCAACGCCAACGCCAGCGACAGCGAGAAGGCCGAGGACGTGCTCAATATGCTCAAATCGCCCAACCCCGGCAGCGGCTCGAGCATCAAGGATGTGGTGAGCAATATCGACGCGGTGCAAAAGCCCGGCGGCGGCGACGGCTCGTTTAATGTCAGCGGCGCCCTCGACGCGCTCAAGGGGAATGAGGTCAATATGGCCGTGGGCGGCGGCGGAAAACGCGGCAAAACCAGCGGCTCCAGCGCCCTGAGCAAAAATGTCGGCAAGGTCGAGAAACGCAAGTCCTCGGGCAAGGTCCGCGGCAAGGTGTCGAGCATCAAGGCCCTGGGTAAAGTCTCCGGCTCGCTGACGCGCGCCGACGTGGCGAAGACCCTGGACCGGTATATCGGCAAAATGCAGGCATGTTATGAGAGCCGGCTCACCGACAACCCCTCGCTCTCGGGCAAAGTTGTCTTCTCATGGACCGTCAAGACCGATGGCCGCGTCAAAGACGTGCGCCAACGCTCCAGCACGCTGGCCGACGCCAAGACAACGCGCTGCCTGAGCGGGGTCGTCAAGAGCATGAAATTCCCGCGCCCCAAAGGCGGAGAGGTCGAGATCTCGTATCCCTTTATGTTCCAGCAGCGCTAA
- a CDS encoding ExbD/TolR family protein, whose translation MKSKFVKSKSPPGLMLTSLLDMFTIILIFLIVNFQAEDHNFELNDQIELPTSTSRSPFKPSTGVTVTGDKILVGKDIILNIAPEGLPRAYFDDGKIPELVARLETDFADVTKAQARDPEIEAIVLVQADKDLDYDTLYLVLRSASIAGFSKYRMATMKQ comes from the coding sequence ATGAAGAGTAAATTCGTAAAATCAAAGTCCCCGCCCGGGCTGATGCTGACCTCATTGCTCGATATGTTCACGATTATCTTGATCTTTTTGATCGTGAACTTTCAGGCCGAGGACCACAACTTCGAGCTCAACGACCAGATTGAACTGCCGACCTCGACCTCGCGCTCGCCGTTTAAGCCATCCACCGGGGTCACGGTCACGGGCGATAAGATCCTGGTCGGCAAAGATATCATCCTGAATATCGCCCCAGAGGGGCTGCCGCGCGCGTATTTCGACGACGGTAAAATTCCTGAGCTCGTCGCGCGCCTGGAGACCGACTTCGCCGACGTCACCAAGGCCCAGGCGCGCGACCCCGAGATTGAGGCCATTGTGCTGGTGCAAGCCGACAAGGACCTCGACTACGACACCCTCTATTTGGTGCTCCGCTCCGCATCGATCGCGGGATTCTCTAAATATCGCATGGCGACCATGAAACAATGA
- a CDS encoding ExbD/TolR family protein encodes MFDELRRAKEEAEELDLTPVMNLFMVLIPFLLMGAAFFTVGVIPTSTPNHTPGGSNAPPNPASVSASLVIEPDELRLTFSSADVDPAQLDQLSTQWSVENGEMPAQKLQDHLRSVKQKYPKSTTLIVLPSGDLPYQKLVSVLDKTREFKSGATPEGDPIYTELFPVTVFSKLIKEDPAEAAGDDAPGAPAGEAP; translated from the coding sequence GTGTTTGACGAATTACGCCGCGCAAAAGAAGAGGCCGAAGAACTCGACCTCACCCCGGTCATGAACCTCTTTATGGTTCTGATTCCGTTTTTGTTGATGGGAGCTGCCTTCTTTACGGTCGGCGTGATCCCGACCTCGACCCCGAACCACACGCCGGGCGGCTCGAACGCGCCGCCCAACCCGGCCTCGGTCTCGGCCTCCCTGGTGATTGAGCCCGACGAGCTGCGCCTGACCTTCTCCAGCGCGGATGTTGATCCGGCGCAGCTGGACCAATTGTCCACGCAATGGAGCGTCGAAAATGGCGAGATGCCGGCGCAGAAGCTTCAGGATCACCTGCGCAGCGTGAAGCAGAAATACCCCAAAAGCACGACCCTGATCGTGCTGCCTTCCGGCGACCTGCCCTACCAAAAATTGGTGAGCGTGCTCGACAAAACGCGCGAGTTTAAATCCGGCGCGACCCCAGAAGGCGACCCGATCTACACCGAATTATTCCCGGTCACCGTCTTCTCAAAACTCATCAAGGAAGACCCGGCCGAGGCCGCCGGTGACGACGCACCCGGCGCCCCAGCAGGGGAGGCACCATGA
- a CDS encoding vWA domain-containing protein: MKAVKHLAQRQCIGRRGQTRRRLAAVGALLCLIPLLSCTDVGLYSPGKEPKQSDRLSLTGRVCTEDPLRAKFPMRVIVLADQAAGPLFSDYDAAGLRAGALNDFVRTTLNQSNVEMAVIGYGGRPEKLAPTDGAFTRNPGELFNAVNRLTLAKPCQGERCRDYREALRNARALIEDDLAATPKGERLRTHYALVMINAGPQQPIAVGSDCCQGTTLECIEDNDQPSPACETQLDAGIIASMRKYAISQGAAGLGFQAMHLAAEADDAINLQVQDAMEAMAFAGGGAYQRFNNASGFSINTIELLRSRAEMRPKLLMASNINALADPDGPVVDSDGDGLSDAEELRLGTDPTNPDTDGDAISDLVEALMGLDPLHFDRPAACSAIVPADRDTDLDGLTDCEEALLGTDPTLVDTDGDGIPDRLELIQGTDYLNPDTQADTDGDGVSNGEELLQHTDPRSTDTRAHLSFGYRYEVNDLGRMESLVADRPRFVTGVHITAISEATTAGVGELFFDPAGPTLQWRDADDGVPGPPVLIDAAGVFELDSARSAGLPDDQKRKISVDINPTLLPDEARSETIRVVAEQRHCMDYTIRNIKLMSTVELADGTPAGINNILLYFNTAVGGRLDAPGPFRMAQIPVLYRPPNTRVPSDAVLGVKDDEFVRPNLTR; encoded by the coding sequence GTGAAAGCTGTAAAACACCTCGCTCAACGTCAATGCATCGGTCGCCGCGGTCAAACGCGCCGGCGGCTCGCTGCCGTCGGCGCCCTTTTGTGCCTAATTCCGCTGCTAAGCTGCACCGACGTCGGGTTATATAGCCCCGGCAAGGAGCCGAAACAATCCGATCGACTCTCGCTCACCGGGCGCGTCTGCACCGAAGATCCCCTGCGGGCGAAGTTTCCGATGCGCGTGATTGTCCTGGCCGATCAGGCGGCGGGGCCCTTGTTCTCGGACTACGACGCGGCGGGGCTTCGCGCCGGCGCGCTCAACGACTTTGTGCGCACCACGCTCAACCAGAGCAACGTCGAAATGGCGGTCATTGGCTACGGCGGCCGCCCCGAGAAGCTCGCCCCAACCGACGGCGCGTTCACCCGAAACCCGGGCGAACTCTTCAACGCGGTCAACCGCCTCACGCTGGCAAAGCCCTGCCAGGGCGAGCGCTGTCGCGACTATCGCGAAGCCCTGCGCAACGCGCGCGCGCTGATCGAAGACGACCTCGCCGCCACACCAAAGGGTGAGCGCCTGCGCACCCACTACGCCCTGGTGATGATCAACGCTGGCCCTCAGCAGCCCATCGCGGTCGGCAGCGATTGCTGTCAGGGCACGACTCTCGAGTGTATCGAAGACAACGACCAGCCCTCCCCCGCCTGTGAGACCCAATTAGACGCCGGCATCATCGCGTCGATGCGCAAATACGCCATCAGCCAGGGCGCGGCCGGGCTAGGATTCCAGGCGATGCATCTGGCCGCCGAGGCCGACGACGCCATCAACCTGCAGGTCCAGGACGCCATGGAGGCGATGGCCTTTGCCGGCGGCGGCGCCTACCAGCGATTCAACAACGCCTCGGGCTTCTCCATCAACACCATCGAGTTGCTCCGCTCCCGCGCCGAGATGCGCCCGAAGTTGCTGATGGCGTCCAATATCAATGCCCTGGCGGACCCCGATGGGCCGGTGGTGGACTCCGACGGGGATGGCCTGAGTGACGCCGAAGAGCTGCGCCTGGGCACCGATCCCACCAACCCTGACACCGACGGCGACGCGATCAGCGACCTGGTCGAAGCCCTTATGGGCCTGGACCCGCTTCATTTTGACCGCCCCGCCGCCTGCAGCGCCATCGTGCCGGCCGATCGCGACACCGACCTCGACGGGCTCACAGACTGCGAAGAGGCGCTGCTCGGCACCGACCCGACCCTGGTGGACACCGACGGCGACGGGATTCCGGACCGCCTGGAGTTGATTCAGGGCACCGACTATCTGAACCCGGATACCCAGGCAGACACCGACGGCGACGGGGTCTCAAACGGCGAGGAGTTGCTCCAGCACACCGACCCTCGAAGCACCGACACCCGCGCGCACCTCTCATTTGGGTATCGCTATGAGGTCAATGATCTGGGCAGAATGGAGAGCCTGGTCGCCGACCGGCCCCGCTTTGTCACCGGCGTTCATATCACCGCGATTAGCGAGGCCACCACGGCCGGCGTCGGCGAGCTATTCTTCGACCCGGCCGGCCCCACCCTGCAGTGGCGCGACGCCGACGACGGCGTGCCCGGCCCGCCGGTGCTGATCGACGCCGCCGGCGTCTTCGAGTTGGACTCTGCGCGCTCCGCAGGGCTGCCCGACGACCAGAAGCGCAAGATTTCGGTCGACATTAATCCAACGCTATTGCCCGACGAGGCGCGCAGCGAGACCATCCGCGTCGTCGCCGAGCAGCGCCACTGCATGGATTATACGATCCGCAATATCAAATTGATGTCCACCGTTGAGCTCGCCGACGGCACGCCCGCCGGCATCAACAATATTCTGCTCTATTTTAACACCGCCGTGGGCGGGCGCCTCGATGCCCCGGGCCCGTTTCGCATGGCCCAGATCCCGGTGCTCTACCGCCCTCCCAACACCCGCGTCCCGAGCGACGCGGTGCTCGGGGTTAAGGACGACGAGTTCGTGCGGCCGAACCTGACGCGGTGA
- a CDS encoding polyhydroxyalkanoic acid system family protein, whose protein sequence is MADISLRKEHGMDFDSAKTKVHEVVSGLEEKMDVIESVDWNSDQTSATVKGTGFKGQFAVDATAVSVDIDLKFFVKPMKGKIADKIQRHLDRHFG, encoded by the coding sequence ATGGCAGATATTAGCCTTCGAAAAGAGCATGGCATGGACTTCGATTCAGCCAAGACCAAGGTCCATGAGGTTGTCTCGGGTCTCGAAGAAAAGATGGATGTTATCGAGTCGGTGGATTGGAATTCCGACCAGACCTCCGCCACGGTAAAGGGGACGGGGTTTAAGGGGCAATTCGCGGTCGACGCGACCGCCGTCTCGGTCGATATCGACCTTAAATTCTTTGTAAAGCCGATGAAGGGTAAGATCGCCGACAAGATTCAGCGCCACCTTGACCGTCACTTCGGTTGA
- a CDS encoding MotA/TolQ/ExbB proton channel family protein, translating into MEVITTYLEDGGRVMYVILSVSILGVLIFVERLFALYIQNRLNARSFIRQVVTHVENRRFREALDMCEISSHHPLGRVMKAGILRANRRDTEIERAMESEMLASLLTLRKRISLMALLANSSTLLGLLGTIFGLISAFASISMASAAARQDALAAGISTAMYTTAFGISVAVPLLVFHHILSNRSEKILIETEGGATTLLVALTGVVREIRAPNSAKTDGSTEIAS; encoded by the coding sequence GTGGAAGTGATTACGACATATTTGGAAGATGGCGGCCGGGTCATGTATGTGATTCTGTCCGTCTCAATACTCGGCGTATTGATCTTCGTAGAGCGCCTCTTCGCCCTCTACATTCAAAACCGGCTCAACGCGCGCTCGTTTATTCGCCAGGTTGTCACGCACGTGGAGAACCGCCGGTTCCGCGAGGCCCTGGATATGTGTGAAATCTCGTCGCATCACCCGCTCGGCCGGGTCATGAAGGCCGGGATTCTGCGGGCCAATCGTCGCGACACCGAGATTGAGCGCGCGATGGAAAGCGAGATGCTCGCCTCCCTATTGACGCTGCGAAAACGCATCTCGCTGATGGCTCTTCTGGCCAATAGCTCGACGCTCCTGGGACTTCTGGGGACGATTTTCGGCCTGATCTCGGCCTTCGCCAGTATCAGTATGGCCTCGGCGGCTGCCCGCCAGGACGCGCTGGCGGCCGGTATTTCGACCGCGATGTATACCACCGCGTTCGGCATTAGCGTGGCCGTGCCGCTGCTGGTCTTCCATCACATCCTGTCGAACCGCTCCGAGAAGATTCTGATTGAAACCGAAGGCGGCGCCACCACCCTGCTGGTCGCGCTGACCGGCGTGGTCCGCGAGATTCGCGCGCCCAATAGCGCCAAGACCGACGGCTCAACCGAGATCGCGAGCTAA
- a CDS encoding CTP synthase, protein MSRNQTKYIFVTGGVMSSLGKGISASALGALLENRGLKVSFVKLDPYVNVDPGTMNPLQHGEVFVTDDGAETDLDLGNYERFTTARMTKANNFTTGQIYDRVISRERRGEYLGRTVQVIPHITDEIKESIYRACEGADIGIVEVGGTVGDIESLPFLEAVRQARIELGDRNSVSIHVTPVLYIAAAEEMKTKPTQHSVKALREIGIQPEFLICRSERDLSEDLKRKIALFCNVDPKRVITARDVQSIYEMPLLLAAQGLDHELGDALNIWSRATDLSDWERIVDRIKNPKHHVEIAIVGKYIDFSDAYKSLNEALFHGGIENEAKVNLRFVDAELLEKDNWEALLDGCDGVLVPGGFGERGTEGKVKAINYARTRNVPFFGICLGMQLAVVEYARNVCGWEDADSHEFDPDTEHPVIALMAEQKDVVDMGGTMRLGAYPCVLKTGSRAAEIYNSIQISERHRHRFEVNNAFREQLEANGLVISGTSPDEVLVEMVELPDHPWFIACQFHPEFQSHPTHAHPLFASYIAACIK, encoded by the coding sequence ATGTCTAGGAATCAGACCAAATATATTTTCGTGACGGGCGGCGTGATGTCTAGCCTCGGCAAAGGGATATCGGCCTCGGCGCTCGGAGCGCTGCTTGAGAACCGGGGGCTGAAGGTCTCTTTTGTAAAGCTCGACCCCTACGTGAACGTCGATCCTGGGACGATGAATCCGCTGCAACACGGCGAGGTGTTTGTAACCGATGACGGCGCCGAGACCGACCTAGATTTGGGCAATTACGAGCGTTTCACGACCGCCCGTATGACCAAGGCGAATAACTTCACGACCGGTCAGATTTACGACCGGGTTATCTCGCGCGAGCGTCGCGGCGAGTACCTGGGGCGCACCGTGCAGGTGATTCCCCATATCACTGATGAGATTAAAGAGTCGATTTACCGGGCGTGCGAAGGCGCCGATATCGGCATCGTCGAAGTCGGCGGGACCGTCGGGGATATCGAGTCGCTGCCGTTTTTGGAGGCGGTTCGCCAGGCCCGCATTGAGCTCGGTGACCGCAACTCGGTCTCGATTCACGTCACGCCCGTGCTCTATATCGCGGCCGCCGAGGAGATGAAGACCAAGCCAACCCAGCACTCGGTAAAGGCATTGCGTGAGATCGGCATCCAGCCCGAGTTCCTGATTTGTCGCTCCGAGCGCGACCTCAGCGAAGACCTTAAGCGCAAAATCGCGCTATTTTGCAATGTCGACCCCAAACGCGTCATCACCGCGCGCGACGTCCAGTCGATCTATGAGATGCCGCTGCTGCTGGCCGCCCAGGGCCTCGACCATGAATTGGGTGACGCGCTTAATATCTGGTCGCGCGCGACCGACCTCAGCGATTGGGAGCGGATCGTTGACCGGATCAAGAACCCGAAACACCACGTCGAGATCGCCATCGTCGGCAAATATATCGATTTCAGCGATGCGTATAAATCGCTGAACGAGGCGTTGTTCCACGGCGGGATCGAGAATGAAGCCAAGGTCAACCTTCGCTTCGTCGACGCCGAGTTGCTCGAGAAGGACAATTGGGAGGCATTGCTCGACGGCTGCGACGGCGTGCTCGTTCCCGGTGGCTTCGGGGAGCGGGGCACCGAGGGCAAGGTCAAGGCGATCAACTATGCGCGCACCCGAAACGTGCCGTTCTTCGGCATCTGCCTGGGCATGCAGTTGGCGGTGGTTGAGTACGCGCGAAATGTCTGCGGTTGGGAAGACGCGGATAGCCACGAGTTTGACCCCGACACCGAGCATCCGGTGATCGCGCTGATGGCTGAGCAAAAGGATGTCGTGGATATGGGCGGTACGATGCGCCTGGGGGCCTATCCCTGCGTGCTGAAGACGGGCTCTCGCGCAGCAGAGATCTACAATAGTATTCAGATCAGCGAGCGTCATCGGCATCGCTTTGAGGTCAACAACGCGTTTCGCGAGCAGCTTGAGGCCAATGGCCTCGTGATCAGCGGAACATCGCCGGACGAGGTTCTGGTTGAGATGGTCGAGTTACCGGACCATCCGTGGTTTATCGCGTGCCAATTCCACCCGGAATTCCAGAGTCACCCGACCCACGCGCACCCCCTCTTCGCGAGTTATATCGCGGCCTGCATTAAGTAA
- a CDS encoding HEAT repeat domain-containing protein, with translation MSIKKLLVVLFISLLVWPVSAAAAPNKELKAELQGYVDSIREDENARATFYALMTQAVIDKKSAKKDLVALAKDADATVRMGAGMGLVLAGGRNAEATLVAELAASPQLYEALVSSANLLPEKEEVQVLKALLKAAKPEQVRDIFRYLAGQYGDVYDVLGEYLLQKDPALRAPALEAALYTAHEDAGDYAEKMLKSKDEAIRADGLKLAIGLAQSPGGSAKAVAVLKSALKNKTAAIADQSARYLVEQGHREGVDFLAAALTKEEDEAKKLGLATFLLAHQARVDKKISAPLMESENKELQSVGWQLAAVTGDAEVLAKINEMFGSTNFDERIFAVKSLGLTGSTTAVGLLSRALFEGERTIRLDAARGLGQLGKPGALDALQRAMSAERDREVKLAVIEAVASIKNPKSLQILRFQTTDRDPQVKLAVVQGMRKLGDKDVLSAMKVLKNDRDLAIQWQVFLSTLEISPKQGLADMPRALRNPPVDFMDDIVKLKASTRIQVLEYLLRNGGNSARAKTLVAVERLGDETLDLARKVLLDGKVEESTRLSLLKLVAAKNSPKDQVLLEKLVRGTDGMPALQQAAVAALLQYTSSDLGATYRGLLGSKDPVIRAQAAYGLAVID, from the coding sequence ATGTCAATTAAGAAGTTGCTCGTCGTATTATTCATTAGCTTACTTGTTTGGCCCGTATCGGCCGCGGCCGCTCCGAATAAGGAGCTTAAAGCGGAACTTCAGGGTTATGTCGACTCGATTCGGGAAGATGAGAATGCTCGGGCGACTTTTTATGCGCTGATGACGCAGGCCGTGATCGATAAAAAAAGCGCGAAGAAAGACCTCGTGGCGCTTGCAAAAGATGCCGACGCGACCGTGCGCATGGGCGCCGGGATGGGCCTGGTGCTCGCCGGCGGGCGCAACGCGGAGGCAACGCTCGTCGCCGAGTTGGCCGCATCACCTCAGCTCTACGAGGCGTTGGTGAGCTCGGCGAACCTGCTTCCTGAGAAGGAAGAGGTCCAGGTTTTGAAAGCTCTGCTTAAGGCTGCAAAGCCCGAGCAGGTTCGCGATATCTTCCGTTATCTGGCGGGACAATATGGGGATGTCTACGACGTTCTGGGTGAGTATCTGCTGCAAAAAGACCCGGCGCTGCGCGCTCCGGCGCTCGAAGCCGCCCTCTACACGGCGCATGAAGACGCCGGCGATTACGCCGAGAAGATGCTCAAGAGCAAGGACGAGGCGATTCGCGCGGATGGCTTGAAGCTCGCCATCGGCCTGGCGCAGAGCCCGGGCGGCTCCGCCAAGGCGGTCGCGGTGCTCAAGTCGGCGCTTAAGAATAAGACGGCGGCGATCGCCGACCAGTCGGCGCGCTATCTGGTGGAGCAGGGGCATAGGGAGGGCGTCGATTTCCTCGCGGCTGCGCTCACGAAGGAAGAAGATGAGGCCAAGAAGCTCGGGTTGGCGACCTTTTTGCTGGCCCATCAGGCCCGGGTCGACAAGAAAATCTCGGCGCCGTTGATGGAGTCCGAGAATAAGGAGTTGCAGTCGGTCGGCTGGCAATTGGCGGCGGTGACCGGGGATGCCGAAGTGCTCGCTAAGATTAACGAGATGTTCGGGAGCACGAACTTCGACGAGCGCATTTTCGCGGTGAAATCCCTTGGGCTCACCGGTTCGACGACGGCGGTTGGCTTGCTCAGCCGGGCGCTCTTTGAGGGCGAGCGCACGATTCGCCTGGACGCGGCGCGCGGCCTGGGGCAGCTCGGCAAACCCGGCGCGCTGGACGCGCTTCAACGCGCGATGAGCGCCGAGCGTGACCGCGAGGTGAAGTTGGCGGTTATCGAGGCGGTCGCGTCGATTAAGAATCCGAAATCGCTGCAAATTCTGCGCTTTCAGACCACCGACCGGGACCCGCAGGTCAAATTGGCGGTCGTCCAGGGCATGCGAAAGCTCGGCGACAAAGACGTCCTCAGCGCGATGAAGGTCCTTAAGAACGACCGCGACCTCGCGATTCAGTGGCAGGTCTTTTTGAGCACGCTCGAGATTTCGCCCAAGCAGGGCCTGGCGGATATGCCGCGCGCGCTGCGAAATCCGCCGGTGGATTTCATGGACGATATCGTCAAGCTCAAGGCCAGCACGCGCATTCAGGTGCTGGAATACCTGCTGCGAAACGGCGGAAATAGCGCGCGGGCGAAGACGCTCGTCGCGGTGGAGCGCCTCGGGGATGAGACCCTCGACCTGGCGCGCAAGGTGCTGCTCGACGGCAAGGTGGAGGAGTCCACGCGCCTTTCCCTGCTCAAATTGGTCGCCGCCAAAAACTCGCCAAAAGACCAGGTTCTCCTGGAGAAGTTGGTCCGCGGGACCGATGGGATGCCGGCACTCCAGCAGGCTGCGGTCGCCGCGCTTCTGCAATATACCAGCTCGGACCTCGGCGCGACCTACCGCGGTCTGTTGGGCTCGAAAGACCCGGTGATTAGGGCCCAGGCTGCCTACGGTCTGGCTGTAATTGACTAA